In one Podarcis muralis chromosome 7, rPodMur119.hap1.1, whole genome shotgun sequence genomic region, the following are encoded:
- the LOC144328564 gene encoding interferon-inducible GTPase 5-like, translating to MKEAAFEVKEELEELENTELHIAITGETGSGKSTLINALRGLKAEDDGAAPVGVTETTLNPNVYVHPNYPKVNLWDLPGIGSPDFSPDSYLQKVDFQRYDFFIIVGSERFRSNLINLAQAIQKMEKKCYFVRSKVDSDLWKDPNTFNAEEVLEKMRDDFKKQLRKCFRNTIPQVFLISSWDLGKYDFPRLVETLEKDLPSLKRLAFLLSLPMFSPEFTEKKKSALKSHLWKISLVSADINADLIPSLPLVCDVALLCGSMVALYKAFELDDDSLARKAKLAGKPVKELKAVMISPQEKEITRDLVINYAEELFLPSLVRSLAAAGVSIVITYWMLSNFLDNLAEDAERVRKKALEPIALGRAAFPRPKEGEDSLSPYEPTATQRPSSEALLHVAPTQEIQKVATQERAFSSFVGVGDNWLIFVLVFITHFVSFILYFYVFYLC from the coding sequence ATGAAGGAAGCAGCTTTTGAGGTAAAAGAGGAGCTGGAGGAGTTGGAAAACACTGAGCTTCACATTGCCATCACTGGAGAGACGGGCTCTGGGAAATCAACCCTCATCAATGCTCTGCGAGGCCTGAAGGCAGAAGATGATGGTGCCGCCCCTGTAGGAGTGACAGAAACGACACTGAATCCAAATGTTTATGTGCACCCCAACTATCCCAAAGTGAATTTATGGGACCTGCCAGGAATTGGATCCCCAGATTTTTCACCAGACAGTTACCTTCAGAAGGTGGATTTCCAACGCTATGACTTCTTTATCATTGTTGGCTCAGAGAGATTCCGATCCAACCTCATTAACCTAGCTCAGGCGATCCAGAAGATGGAGAAGAAGTGTTATTTTGTGCGCTCCAAAGTAGATTCAGATCTATGGAAAGATCCAaataccttcaatgcagaggaAGTCCTTGAAAAGATGAGGGATGACTTCAAGAAGCAGCTTAGGAAGTGCTTCAGGAACACCATCCCTCAAGTCTTTTTGATCTCCTCTTGGGACCTTGGCAAGTATGACTTCCCCCGACTGGTGGAGACCTTGGAGAAAGATCTGCCCAGCCTGAAGAGACTTGCATTCCTGCTCAGCCTTCCCATGTTTTCCCCTGAATTcacagaaaagaagaaatctgCGCTGAAGAGCCACCTGTGGAAAATATCCCTGGTGTCTGCTGACATCAATGCTGATCTCATTCCAAGCCTTCCTCTGGTTTGTGATGTTGCCCTCTTGTGTGGGTCCATGGTTGCCTTATACAAGGCGTTTGAGCTGGATGATGACTCCTTAGCTAGGAAGGCCAAATTGGCTGGGAAGCCTGTTAAAGAACTGAAGGCCGTGATGATTTCTCCTCAGGAGAAAGAAATTACCAGGGATCTGGTTATAAATTATGCAGAAGAATTATTCCTGCCTTCGCTAGTTAGaagcttggcagcagcaggggtgtCTATTGTCATCACTTATTGGATGCTGTCAAACTTCCTGGATAATCTAGCTGAGGATGCTGAAAGGGTTCGAAAGAAAGCCCTGGAACCCATAGCCCTAGGCAGAGCAGCCTTCCCAAGACCAAAAGAGGGTGAGGACAGCCTCTCTCCGTATGAACCTACAGCGACTCAGAGACCCTCTTCCGAGGCCCTCCTTCACGTGGCCCCTACACAAGagatccagaaggtggcaacacaagaacgggctttctcttcctttgtgggggtgggggataattggcttatttttgttcttgtttttattacgcattttgtgtcttttattttgtatttttatgtattttatctttGCTGA